In the Thunnus albacares chromosome 10, fThuAlb1.1, whole genome shotgun sequence genome, GCTTATTGTTTTTATGGGGGCGTGTTTATCAATTATGTTTGTAatttcagaataaaaaaagTTCCATACATCATCAACAAGAGGAATTAATCTGTCCCAATTAATGGAAATTATATCTTGAATAAAATTATCTACATTAATGTTCTTGCATTGTCTCAGTCTAATATATTTAGGAGGCAAACTTGGAATTTTGATTTTCCAGACACAAAATATAACAGAGTGATCACTTAAACAGTCTGACATAACACCAGATTTAATTATTCTTTCAGGATTAGTGACAAGTATCCAGTCCAACAGAGATGACGACCGATAATCAACTCTTGTAGGTTCCTTAATTAACTGAGTGAGGTTAACACTATTAATTAAATTCCTATCATTGGAGAAGGAGCGATCAAGCCAGTTACAATTGAAGTCACCCAAGATAATCATTTCATTATGCCTCTCAAGAGAATTAATAGTTGATAAAATACACTAAGTGGAGTCAGCCTGAGCAGAGGGAGGCCTATAGATGTTGCCAatagttaaatgtttgttatCGTGAAGAATAATGTTGACGAAAAGACATTCAGAGTTAACTGGCTCTACATTAGGAATGACACACTGAGTGACAAGATTTGAAGTGACATATTTGGCCACACCACCACCTCTAGAAGCCCTATCAGCtctgtacaaaacaaaattgtcaattttaatttcatcatCAGCAATATTACTATGTAACCACGTTTCAGAAATAGTGATGATGTTGGGTTTGTAAAGAGTAACCCAGGCTCTGAGGAGATCGACTTTTGCAACAAGGCTCCTAATGTTGAGATGAATGACCTTTAAACCTTTGGCTGATTCAATTGTGCCTatagaaaaaatagaaacagcAGGTAGGAGAACACAGTTTGGAGAGggaaggtgatggaggaggaaagTGAGAGCAACAGGCAGGAGAGACAGTCAAAACGACAAACAtgacacatgtacacacacacacacacacacacacaaaagaagaaagttcaatcaggagagactcagtTTCTTTATGAAGTAAATGATATTAATTGAATAAGCATGATAGATGACGGTGGAAAAGTCTTTGGCGATTAGACCCCATCGTGATGTCACTGGATATGAAAGGGGGAGGTGAATGCGAGAATAGTATAGGATAACCCCCTGATGGAatctagacactggtggtggtgatgaagagGCGTAGATCTTGGTGATGTGGTAGCAGATTCTGGTGAACTCGGGCCTGGTGCTGAAGTAAGGGAGTAGAGAAAGCGAGATGGTGGTCTGGGATGAAGAGCAGAGAGCTTCCGGGACACGGCCATGGAGGTGGATGGTGTGGAGGAGGGTCATTATGATTGCTCTggaatgacagctgacagcgacagagagggaaacagattttaaagtttgacagctgagCCGTGATTGGTGGTTAGAGATCGTGGAGCAATCTGATTTGATAACTAGGGGTGATGCCCCtaaacagctgatgtgaaagCCGGAGcagcaggggagagagagaggagtgtgaaatgaatgaatggttaaagatagtcttcctgGCTGAATTTACGCCAAGCTTCATTTCAATAAGGAAAGACTCAATTTCTTTATGAAGtaaatgatatttattgaacaaGCATGATAGATGAAGGTGGAAAAGTCTTTGGCGATTAGACCCCATCGTGATGTCACTGGATATGAAAGGGGGAGGTGAATGCGAGAATAGTATAGGATAACCCCCAAAAGAAAGGGTACTAAGGACTTATGACCCGACACCAGTGTTCAGTCCTTACCTCACCAGCAGCGAAGGATTCTAGTGAGATATGCAGAGGGAGAATTAGACACAATACAGTGATAATAATGTCATGATATAATCATTACACTTGGACGATTGAAGATGTAGAACTAGAAAGAGAGTGAGTTGGCAGTCACCAGAGCGAGTGGTGGGTGCTGTGAGGTCTGAAGACCATTAGATGATGTGTAAGGTCTGACGACCATGAGATGAGGTGTGAGGTCTGGTGACCTTGAGATGATTTGTGAGGTCCAACAACCATGAGCTGATATGTGAGGTCCGACGATCATGTGCTGATGCGTGAGCTGATGTGGGGTCCGAAGACTGTGTGCTGATGCATTAGCTGATGACGTGCTGATGCAGGGAGTCCGAAGACCGTGGGCTGATGCTTGAGCAGATATGAGAGGTCAGGCGACCATGTACTAGTGCGTGAGGTCCGAAGACCATGAGCTGGTGTGTGGACAGGTGTGAGAGGTCAGGCATGACATAGCACTTTACCATGAACCAGATTTGAGAGGAAGAAATGCCAACATGCAATGTTAGCAACGAGCTGTGATGCTAGTAACCTTGGACACCACCACCAGTTATATATATGAGATCTTAATAGGTGAGAACAGTGCTGACGTCTGGACGAATGAAGATGTGTAGGCGGTGGGTGACCACCTTCCCAGTTGTAGCAGGGAGGCAGATGAAATTCCTTGGTTGGTGGCAGAAGTAGCCGTCCTGACCTAAAAGAAAGCCCTGAATGGTGCTAATCTGAATGAAAGACAGCGGCAGATGATGGTTTACAATGAAGCTGTATCGCTACTGCTATAGAATAGATAACCAGCTGGTGTGCGCAATAGATCTCAGTTGATGGCCCTGGCAAAGTAGGCCAAGGAAAAACGAGTAACAGATATGTGAGAGATGTGAATGCAAGACaatatgagaaataaaactacagtctATGCGTGCAAAGgtagtcttcctgactgaacttatCTAAAGCTCCATACATAGGAGAACGAGTGAATGAAGTAAAGACAATGTTATTCTACTGATGATTGAGATAATAAAGTCTAAAAGTGTTGCACTTAGACTCTACAGGAGATTTTGAGTCGAGGGGCATCGCCCTGAGCAGCAGCAATATAAATCCCCCCAATTAGAGGGCGCAAGCTTACTTACCAAGCAGGAATGCAACAGGCCTCATTTAATCATGAAGATGGTATGGTCTGCTAAGACATGAAGCATAATATTGACGGGAAGGGAGTCTTTTAACCTACCTTCATTAAATTGCTTGgaaactgtaaaatatgaatttaaaggTGAGACAGATTGATGCTTTAATTCGGGATTGACTGAATTAGTTTTGCCTGAGAACTCATTAAGGTTGACGAAACAGGGCGTTAACATGTATGAATGAATCTAATAAATGGGAATTAGctaaaagaataaattcagacaCCATGTCGCTGGTGAAAAAGCTGGTAGAAGTATAGATCCCAATAGTGGCTAAGCAACATGGTTAGCAGAACATAGTTCCCTCAATAAAAGCATGCTAAAGACTCAGGCCTTGGAATAACCATGCTCCCAACTCTGAAGAAATGCCGCTGCTGAGGTAATACCTTATGGTATATAACTAGTGGTGCACTTAGAGTTCCATATACGCATTGTTGAACTGCTATGATAAATATCTGCTGCAGCATGTAGTCGTGCGCAGGACTGTGTGTGCTCTATATGGCTGATTTGTGTCCTGAGTGCTGCATGCTCTTTCTTCCTACTTCCTCTGACCCAAAACAAAATAGTAGAGATGCAATAGAGAGCGCAGGCACAACACAACAGTATAAAATGCCTGAAGGGCAAAATACATAGTGAAATGCGTGCATTGACGCAATGCTATATGTAGTGATGAACATGCTGAAAAGATAATAGAGATGCATTAACTTACTGATGGACgagagaaatgtgtgtatgaCTGAACAAGTTGCACGAGATGCGTGCTTACTGTTTGAAATGACTTCCTGATGTGCATGCTGGAATGTTTTGATGGTGACACGTCCACTTGATATAGGCCTACTAAATACCCTTTTAGCAATGCTACATGCTTAAACGAGGAGAGCTATGAGGTAGTAGCATTTTGAATGTTATAGTTTTGTAGTTCACAAGCGCAACTGAAGCCCCCATAGACTGACCAGGTGAGGGAGAGCCAGAGTAGGGACGGGCGAGCAGCCAGAGAGGGATGGTCTGGTTGAGATCTGACTGGAGTAGAGAGGTTGACTGAGAAACTCTGCATGGAGCCAGACTCCGCTGGAGCACCTTTGCTTACGGGGTTTGGAGTCCCGTCTGAGAGGAGTTGCAGCTGTGTTGCAGAGTTGCAGAGGACGAGCGGCGCCTTTGAAGCCGCCGCGCAGCTTGAGTAACAGAGGCAACCTCCTGAATAGTGAGTACAGAGCAAGCAGATGAGTGTCAAATGCTGTAGCAAGACGCACATAGTAGTCTGAGAACGTAACTTGCTGATACAACGACCTGCATGTCGACAGATGCACGAATGCAGCAGCATGACCGACTGAGTCGCGATGATTGCTCTGGAATGACAGCTAACAgcgacagagagggaaacaaaaGGAGGGCCTTGCTTAGTTTATCCCATGtcaaaaataagtaaataaaaataaataaataaataaaatgaaataatccAAAATCAAGGAATCAAGTAGCTTATATTCAGACAATCATAAATACATATAGATGGCCACAGATAATCACAATAAGAAGAATGAGTCACAAAAGAAAGAGGgccatttcattatttcaagagaacaaataaaagataaataaaaataaaataaaaaacaacagcaacagatgCTCAGTATTCTGCAACATTGCATCTTTATGACAGTTTTGACAGAAATTATGTCCCCAAAGTCACAATTTACGGCAAACATGTACATAGCATCATCGgggcaaacagaaaaaaattaaagattCATGTTTgccaataacaaaacaaaaaaaaggaagagagggaagagagaaactTAAAATACTGGAATAATAAAGTCAGTGTTCCAGTTATGTGATGTGTtcgaggagaaaaaaaacaaaaacaactaaatagcTTCAgtcaagcaaaaacaaaagttggGAGGACTCCAACATGTAAGAAGAGTTACTCATGGGGAGAAGTCTCAGAAAAAAGACTCAACATCCTCGGGACATCAAAAAAGTTATGGTTTTCCCTCCACCATCACTCTCAAAGACAAAAATAGCATACAAGACAGGCCCAAATTAGAGAAGCATTCTGAGACCTGCTGGAGACGCTTACGCCACCACCATCGCCGCCGCCAAATTGTGGAATTCTGAATGGAATTTTATAACCATTTATAGAtcttatctatttatttatttattttgctttcttttatttattaatttctatATATTATCTtgtgctttatcatgtatcctcaagacatttagctattaataaaagtcttcatttatcttaaaagtgtttggttgtttctttgagctgcagtaaacagaggtcactgtttgggacaagaatttacatttattttaaactgaaaaaGGGTTAGTGCTCCTtcctggcactaacaaatcccaaccaaaaaggaggtggtgccccaATAATGAGGTAATtcaataataaagtattaatactcctACAATGTTCACATTTGTTTACTTAACTTTgtatgtgtatactgtataataataatactatcaATAGTGTGTGACGGCCCCTGCCACTCTGCCTGTTTGTTTGCCTtgctctgctgtctgttttGCAGATACTGGGAGCTGGCTGGCAGGTGGAGCTGGGAGGGTCAGGTGGAGCTGGGAGGGTCGCCTACTCATACCTGCCTTTGCAGTTGCATGGGTGCACTTCCATAACTGCCTAGGTGATTTTCAGCCTGATGAAGATTAACCAGGTTATTGGGCTTTGTGCTTAATTTATCCTGCCACTAACCTGCATGAAGTCTAGGATTGAGTGGGTCAACTAGTATTGGTTAGGCAGTTAGCCAGAGGAAGGAGGTTCCATATTTAAAGCATTAGCGCCATTAGCGTTACCATGTCGGGTAGTTGTGgaaaactttgttttagtttgtagTTCTTGCCTATCTGTGGTGTGTGGTACAACAGGGTTTCTAGTGCTGGGAAAAAGTGCCCCTAGATGGTGAATTGGTGAATTTTCAGCCCTTCTCAGATTTTTACATTAGTGTGTATTTCACAGAATTTTCAGACCCACAGTGCGTGATGTCACACATGACATTATACAACAAGTAGTtccgaccaagcaatctgattggtcaactagacatttagaacgtcctaaaatcagcatgacagcacatcTAGCCATGCTGtaatgaaaaaagcctcatcactaaaaatattactccgTCATTCATTAGAACTACAGACTAACAACA is a window encoding:
- the LOC122989855 gene encoding uncharacterized protein LOC122989855 isoform X2, translating into MLLHSCICRHAGRCISKLRSQTTMCVLLQHLTLICLLCTHYSGGCLCYSSCAAASKAPLVLCNSATQLQLLSDGTPNPVSKGAPAESGSMQSFSVNLSTPVRSQPDHPSLAARPSLLWLSLTCCHSRAIIMTLLHTIHLHGRVPEALCSSSQTTISLSLLPYFSTRPEFTRICYHITKIYASSSPPPVSRFHQGVILYYSRIHLPLSYPVTSRWGLIAKDFSTVIYHAYSINIIYFIKKLSLS
- the LOC122989855 gene encoding uncharacterized protein LOC122989855 isoform X4; translation: MENAGVEAEIYSQLKGKWLSFQSNHRDSVGHAAAFVHLSTCRRLPLLLKLRGGFKGAARPLQLCNTAATPLRRDSKPRKQRCSSGVWLHAEFLSQPLYSSQISTRPSLSGCSPVPTLALPHLLSFQSNHNDPPPHHPPPWPCPGSSLLFIPDHHLAFSTPLLQHQARVHQNLLPHHQDLRLFITTTSV
- the LOC122989855 gene encoding uncharacterized protein LOC122989855 isoform X3, translated to MENAGVEAEIYSQLKGKWLSFQSNHRDSVGHAAAFVHLSTCRSLYQQVTFSDYYVRLATAFDTHLLALYSLFRRLPLLLKLRGGFKGAARPLQLCNTAATPLRRDSKPRKQRCSSGVWLHAEFLSQPLYSSQISTRPSLSGCSPVPTLALPHLLSFQSNHNDPPPHHPPPWPCPGSSLLFIPDHHLAFSTPLLQHQARVHQNLLPHHQDLRLFITTTSV